The following proteins come from a genomic window of Alnus glutinosa chromosome 10, dhAlnGlut1.1, whole genome shotgun sequence:
- the LOC133878871 gene encoding zinc finger CCCH domain-containing protein 53 isoform X1, protein MDGYEATRIVFSRIQNLDPENASKIMGLLLIQDHGEKEMIRLAFGPEALVHSVILKARKDLGLSSNTPSAPSTPSSPSPFLSTRQSTSSPNRLLGGINHPLPPPLSIPNHSSSSSASSATWAALSELQNPDDLISPNNLALGSSSSMNTSTCSLPFYGSAAPDVMDDFQLQDQLSFLNDGSPKNQDFFYPPSDLSSSPTGAGGDPLLFPYWGGSVHRRSYSVSDVCLGTEDPNSGLGWKPCLYFARGYCKNGTSCRFLHGGLGDSVDASAMVGSPNKIDMMDQCQEILRSKSAQQQRLAAASQLMASASFPYSPKCMNMLLQQQQQQQNDTHRASAALMMGDDIHKFGRSRLERNDFSMNGGAGMVNPASRQIYLTFPADSTFREEDVSNYFSIYGPVQDVRIPYQQKRMFGFVTFVYPETVKLILAKGNPHFVCDARVLVKPYKEKGKVPDKYRKQQQQQVERGEFSPCGTPTGVDARDPYDLQLGARMFYNTQDMLWRRKLEEQADLQQAIELQSRRLMGLQLLDLKKHQHHRAVSAGSPVPSPTQSPNPFSQNLVLSSLQSSPEAPEENSPRAVSTDQLQLQLQQTVIATVAGKELTDNGENANGKQSPPHEASDLLECLEHNLPDSPFASPTKAGAEFLSAFANGSIEGNAPDGSAPSTNNKLATSSILPATSTLDMAAFKSFNCQIPRFSSGHGAIGMYAGTTGGPIGI, encoded by the exons ATGGATGGTTACGAAGCTACAAGGATTGTTTTCTCAAGAATCCAAAACTTAGACCCGGAAAATGCATCCAAAATCATGGGTCTTCTGCTCATTCAAGACCATGGCGAGAAAGAAATGATTAGATTAGCATTTGGTCCAGAGGCTCTTGTTCACTCGGTGATTCTCAAAGCTCGGAAAGATTTGGGACTATCCTCGAACACTCCGTCTGCTCCTTCAACTCCATCATCTCCATCTCCTTTTCTCTCAACCAGGCAGAGTACTTCCTCTCCTAACAGGCTTCTTGGTGGGATTAAtcatcctcttcctcctcctttaAGCATCCCAaaccattcttcttcttcttctgctagTTCAGCTACTTGGGCAGCTTTGTCTGAGCTTCAAAACCCAGATGATTTGATTAGTCCCAACAATTTAGCTCTTGGGTCTTCCTCTTCAATGAACACTTCTACTTGTTCTCTGCCCTTTTATGGAAGTGCAGCCCCCGATGTAATGGATGACTTTCAGCTCCAAGACCAGCTCTCTTTCCTCAACGATGGTTCCCCCAAAAACCAAGACTTTTTTTACCCTCCATCGGACTTGTCTTCGAGCCCAACTGGTGCCGGCGGCGACCCTCTGCTTTTTCCTTATTGGGGAGGCTCTGTACACCGCCGAAGCTACTCTGTTAGCGATGTCTGCTTGGGAACAGAGGACCCGAATTCCGGGCTTGGCTGGAAACCTTGTCTCTACTTTGCTAGAGGGTACTGCAAGAATGGAACCAGCTGTAGATTCTTACATGGGGGGCTTGGAGATTCGGTGGATGCTTCTGCAATGGTTGGTTCGCCAAACAAGATTGATATGATGGACCAGTGCCAGGAAATTCTCAGATCTAAATCTGCTCAGCAACAAAGACTGGCTGCTGCCTCTCAGCTCATGGCCTCAGCTTCTTTTCCTTACTCTCCAAAGTGCATGAATATGCTCCttcagcagcagcagcagcagcaaaaTGATACTCACAG GGCTTCGGCGGCTCTAATGATGGGTGATGATATTCACAAGTTTGGGCGGTCCCGGCTGGAAAGAAACGATTTTTCGATGAACGGCGGGGCCGGAATGGTGAACCCGGCGTCGAGGCAGATCTATTTGACTTTCCCAGCCGACAGCACTTTCAGAGAAGAAGATGTGTCAAATTATTTCAG CATTTACGGGCCTGTGCAAGATGTGAGGATCCCGTACCAGCAGAAGCGGATGTTTGGTTTTGTTACTTTCGTTTATCCGGAGACTGTGAAGCTCATTCTTGCCAAAGGGAACCCTCATTTTGTTTGTGATGCTCGCGTGCTTGTAAAGCCTTACAAGGAGAAGGGAAAAGTCCCAGACAAGTACAG GAAGCAACAACAGCAACAAGTGGAGAGGGGAGAGTTCTCACCATGTGGCACTCCTACTGGAGTTGATGCTAGAGACCCATATGATCTCCAGCTCG GAGCAAGAATGTTTTACAATACGCAAGACATGCTGTGGAGGAGGAAGTTGGAGGAACAAGCTGATTTGCAGCAAGCCATTGAACTTCAAAGTAGAAGGTTAATGGGTTTGCAgcttctagatttgaagaagcATCAGCACCATCGCGCGGTCTCCGCCGGCAGTCCCGTTCCCTCCCCTACCCAGTCTCCTAACCCGTTTAGTCAAAATCTTGTTCTCTCTTCGTTACAGAGCAGCCCAGAAGCCCCGGAAG AGAATTCTCCTCGTGCTGTTTCTACCGATCAGTTGCAGTTGCAGTTGCAGCAGACGGTGATAGCCACTGTTGCTGGCAAAGAATTGACTGATAATGGTGAGAATGCCAATGGGAAGCAGAGCCCCCCTCATGAAGCAAGTGATTTGCTAGAATG TTTGGAGCACAACCTGCCTGATAGTCCCTTTGCATCTCCGACCAAAGCTGGTGCAGAATTCTTGTCTGCCTTTGCCAATGGATCCATCGAGGGCAATGCCCCAGATGGTTCAGCGCCATCTACTAACAATAAGTTGGCTACTTCGTCAATACTCCCGGCCACTTCTACGCTGGATATGGCTGCCTTCAAGTCTTTCAACTGCCAAATTCCAAG GTTCTCCTCCGGCCATGGAGCCATCGGAATGTATGCCGGCACCACCGGAGGACCTATTGGAATTTAG
- the LOC133878871 gene encoding zinc finger CCCH domain-containing protein 53 isoform X2, with protein MDGYEATRIVFSRIQNLDPENASKIMGLLLIQDHGEKEMIRLAFGPEALVHSVILKARKDLGLSSNTPSAPSTPSSPSPFLSTRQSTSSPNRLLGGINHPLPPPLSIPNHSSSSSASSATWAALSELQNPDDLISPNNLALGSSSSMNTSTCSLPFYGSAAPDVMDDFQLQDQLSFLNDGSPKNQDFFYPPSDLSSSPTGAGGDPLLFPYWGGSVHRRSYSVSDVCLGTEDPNSGLGWKPCLYFARGYCKNGTSCRFLHGGLGDSVDASAMVGSPNKIDMMDQCQEILRSKSAQQQRLAAASQLMASASFPYSPKCMNMLLQQQQQQQNDTHRASAALMMGDDIHKFGRSRLERNDFSMNGGAGMVNPASRQIYLTFPADSTFREEDVSNYFSIYGPVQDVRIPYQQKRMFGFVTFVYPETVKLILAKGNPHFVCDARVLVKPYKEKGKVPDKKQQQQQVERGEFSPCGTPTGVDARDPYDLQLGARMFYNTQDMLWRRKLEEQADLQQAIELQSRRLMGLQLLDLKKHQHHRAVSAGSPVPSPTQSPNPFSQNLVLSSLQSSPEAPEENSPRAVSTDQLQLQLQQTVIATVAGKELTDNGENANGKQSPPHEASDLLECLEHNLPDSPFASPTKAGAEFLSAFANGSIEGNAPDGSAPSTNNKLATSSILPATSTLDMAAFKSFNCQIPRFSSGHGAIGMYAGTTGGPIGI; from the exons ATGGATGGTTACGAAGCTACAAGGATTGTTTTCTCAAGAATCCAAAACTTAGACCCGGAAAATGCATCCAAAATCATGGGTCTTCTGCTCATTCAAGACCATGGCGAGAAAGAAATGATTAGATTAGCATTTGGTCCAGAGGCTCTTGTTCACTCGGTGATTCTCAAAGCTCGGAAAGATTTGGGACTATCCTCGAACACTCCGTCTGCTCCTTCAACTCCATCATCTCCATCTCCTTTTCTCTCAACCAGGCAGAGTACTTCCTCTCCTAACAGGCTTCTTGGTGGGATTAAtcatcctcttcctcctcctttaAGCATCCCAaaccattcttcttcttcttctgctagTTCAGCTACTTGGGCAGCTTTGTCTGAGCTTCAAAACCCAGATGATTTGATTAGTCCCAACAATTTAGCTCTTGGGTCTTCCTCTTCAATGAACACTTCTACTTGTTCTCTGCCCTTTTATGGAAGTGCAGCCCCCGATGTAATGGATGACTTTCAGCTCCAAGACCAGCTCTCTTTCCTCAACGATGGTTCCCCCAAAAACCAAGACTTTTTTTACCCTCCATCGGACTTGTCTTCGAGCCCAACTGGTGCCGGCGGCGACCCTCTGCTTTTTCCTTATTGGGGAGGCTCTGTACACCGCCGAAGCTACTCTGTTAGCGATGTCTGCTTGGGAACAGAGGACCCGAATTCCGGGCTTGGCTGGAAACCTTGTCTCTACTTTGCTAGAGGGTACTGCAAGAATGGAACCAGCTGTAGATTCTTACATGGGGGGCTTGGAGATTCGGTGGATGCTTCTGCAATGGTTGGTTCGCCAAACAAGATTGATATGATGGACCAGTGCCAGGAAATTCTCAGATCTAAATCTGCTCAGCAACAAAGACTGGCTGCTGCCTCTCAGCTCATGGCCTCAGCTTCTTTTCCTTACTCTCCAAAGTGCATGAATATGCTCCttcagcagcagcagcagcagcaaaaTGATACTCACAG GGCTTCGGCGGCTCTAATGATGGGTGATGATATTCACAAGTTTGGGCGGTCCCGGCTGGAAAGAAACGATTTTTCGATGAACGGCGGGGCCGGAATGGTGAACCCGGCGTCGAGGCAGATCTATTTGACTTTCCCAGCCGACAGCACTTTCAGAGAAGAAGATGTGTCAAATTATTTCAG CATTTACGGGCCTGTGCAAGATGTGAGGATCCCGTACCAGCAGAAGCGGATGTTTGGTTTTGTTACTTTCGTTTATCCGGAGACTGTGAAGCTCATTCTTGCCAAAGGGAACCCTCATTTTGTTTGTGATGCTCGCGTGCTTGTAAAGCCTTACAAGGAGAAGGGAAAAGTCCCAGACAA GAAGCAACAACAGCAACAAGTGGAGAGGGGAGAGTTCTCACCATGTGGCACTCCTACTGGAGTTGATGCTAGAGACCCATATGATCTCCAGCTCG GAGCAAGAATGTTTTACAATACGCAAGACATGCTGTGGAGGAGGAAGTTGGAGGAACAAGCTGATTTGCAGCAAGCCATTGAACTTCAAAGTAGAAGGTTAATGGGTTTGCAgcttctagatttgaagaagcATCAGCACCATCGCGCGGTCTCCGCCGGCAGTCCCGTTCCCTCCCCTACCCAGTCTCCTAACCCGTTTAGTCAAAATCTTGTTCTCTCTTCGTTACAGAGCAGCCCAGAAGCCCCGGAAG AGAATTCTCCTCGTGCTGTTTCTACCGATCAGTTGCAGTTGCAGTTGCAGCAGACGGTGATAGCCACTGTTGCTGGCAAAGAATTGACTGATAATGGTGAGAATGCCAATGGGAAGCAGAGCCCCCCTCATGAAGCAAGTGATTTGCTAGAATG TTTGGAGCACAACCTGCCTGATAGTCCCTTTGCATCTCCGACCAAAGCTGGTGCAGAATTCTTGTCTGCCTTTGCCAATGGATCCATCGAGGGCAATGCCCCAGATGGTTCAGCGCCATCTACTAACAATAAGTTGGCTACTTCGTCAATACTCCCGGCCACTTCTACGCTGGATATGGCTGCCTTCAAGTCTTTCAACTGCCAAATTCCAAG GTTCTCCTCCGGCCATGGAGCCATCGGAATGTATGCCGGCACCACCGGAGGACCTATTGGAATTTAG